A stretch of DNA from Thermococcus celericrescens:
TTTTGAGGTCTTTGGCGGCTCTTTCGAGTTCTTCGGTTGCTGCAGTCTGCTCTTCCACTGCTGAACTGACTTCTTCTGCCGAGGCGGTGGTTTCCTCGGCACTCGCAGCCAGGTTCTCAAGCGACCTCAAAGCATTCTCAACCTCATCCTGCGTCTTGACGATCTGCTCCTTAACCTCACTCATTCTCGAACTAGCATCCTGAAGCAGGTCGGCTATGTTGGTTAGGTACGTTATGGTTTCTCTGAGCGTGTCCGCGCTTTCACTTACCACGGTGACGCCCTTCTGGGTGCTGTCGACGGCGTCGCGGATTTCGCCGGTGATCTGGTCAATAATGTTCTTGATGTTGTCCGCAGCCTGCTTACTCTCCTCCGCAAGCTTCCTAATCTCCTGGGCAACCACAGCGAAACCCCTTCCAGCCTCG
This window harbors:
- a CDS encoding methyl-accepting chemotaxis protein; translation: IEAQRQQEHINEITEGMRFVSETSAESVRAMDEFEAAVNEVVTIANEGRQKGEISAKQIESIQEMMSNIESTVRKVSEMSRSIEEITNVITNIAEQTNLLALNAAIEAARAGEAGRGFAVVAQEIRKLAEESKQAADNIKNIIDQITGEIRDAVDSTQKGVTVVSESADTLRETITYLTNIADLLQDASSRMSEVKEQIVKTQDEVENALRSLENLAASAEETTASAEEVSSAVEEQTAATEELERAAKDLK